From bacterium, one genomic window encodes:
- a CDS encoding dihydroorotase family protein, with product MPKPPEFDLVVSGRIVLPERVLDHGYVAVRRGRIAAVGAEESPPRGARVVQADHAYVLPGIVDTHVHTRSEPGEGITRCTQAAVAGGVTTIVDMPYDMPAAVPDLETFTRKIADVAAQAVGDVALYGTIRREGGLDEIERIAAAGACAFKMATYEADPVRFPRIPDGELLAAFHRVAPLGLPVAVHCENQDIADRGAARERAAGRTDPLAHGRSRPPVSETEAVGRVLELAVGTDVHVHIVHASVPRSFDLVERYRQEGGRVTAETCIQYLVLDESSMARLGALAKINPPLRSRDHVEALWRYLAAGRIDQVTSDHAPWLLARKSDPDIFANASGAPGVETLLPLLYHFGVASGRISILELATLLSERPARNFGLAPRKGRLTPGADADLTILDPDAVWTIRGKDLHSGAGWTPFEGLEIRGRVAQTFVRGRAAYERGGVVARPGDGQFISPVRDVPGRGTAPGVPAPADLGGVRA from the coding sequence CGTTCGTCGCGGCCGGATCGCCGCGGTCGGAGCCGAGGAGTCGCCCCCGCGGGGGGCACGGGTCGTGCAGGCCGACCACGCGTATGTTCTGCCGGGGATCGTCGATACGCACGTGCACACGCGAAGCGAGCCGGGCGAGGGCATCACCCGGTGCACGCAAGCCGCGGTCGCGGGCGGGGTGACGACGATCGTGGACATGCCGTACGATATGCCCGCGGCCGTTCCGGATCTCGAGACCTTCACGAGGAAGATCGCAGACGTCGCCGCCCAGGCGGTCGGAGACGTCGCGCTGTACGGAACGATTCGCAGGGAGGGTGGCCTCGACGAGATCGAGCGGATCGCCGCCGCCGGCGCGTGCGCGTTCAAGATGGCCACGTACGAGGCCGACCCGGTCCGCTTTCCCCGGATCCCCGATGGGGAGCTCCTCGCCGCGTTCCACCGGGTCGCCCCACTCGGCCTCCCCGTCGCGGTGCACTGTGAGAACCAGGACATCGCCGATCGGGGCGCGGCCCGGGAGCGCGCCGCCGGACGGACCGATCCGCTCGCCCACGGGCGATCGCGGCCGCCCGTCTCGGAGACCGAAGCGGTCGGCCGCGTGCTCGAGCTGGCGGTCGGGACGGATGTCCACGTGCACATCGTCCACGCCAGCGTCCCCCGCTCCTTCGACCTCGTGGAGCGGTACCGGCAAGAGGGCGGCCGCGTCACCGCCGAGACGTGCATCCAGTACCTCGTGCTCGATGAATCTTCGATGGCCCGCCTCGGGGCGCTTGCGAAAATCAACCCGCCCCTCCGGAGCCGCGACCACGTCGAGGCGTTATGGCGGTATCTGGCCGCCGGCCGGATCGATCAGGTGACCTCCGACCACGCCCCCTGGCTCCTCGCGCGAAAGAGCGATCCGGATATCTTCGCGAACGCGTCGGGCGCCCCGGGGGTCGAAACGCTGTTGCCGTTGCTGTACCACTTCGGCGTCGCCTCCGGCCGGATCTCCATCCTCGAACTCGCCACCCTGCTGTCCGAGCGGCCCGCGCGCAACTTCGGGCTGGCTCCCCGCAAGGGCCGGCTGACGCCTGGGGCGGACGCCGACCTGACGATCCTCGACCCGGACGCGGTTTGGACGATCCGGGGGAAGGACCTCCATAGTGGCGCCGGCTGGACCCCCTTCGAAGGGCTGGAGATCCGGGGCCGGGTCGCCCAGACCTTCGTCAGAGGCCGCGCAGCATACGAGCGCGGCGGGGTCGTGGCACGTCCCGGCGACGGCCAGTTCATCTCGCCGGTGCGCGATGTCCCGGGACGCGGAACGGCGCCCGGGGTGCCTGCGCCGGCGGATCTCGGAGGAGT